In one window of Tumebacillus algifaecis DNA:
- the plsY gene encoding glycerol-3-phosphate 1-O-acyltransferase PlsY → MAVLFVMLIAYLLGSISTSTILAKKVAGIDIRKHGSGNAGATNTLRVLGPKLAGIVLVLDASKGVIAVLLAKLLAMPDLVVAGSAIAVIVGHNWPIFFRFRGGKGIATTIGAVLALVTVPALLAGAVGLLVLYATRYVSLAALSFTALLPLCSYLLQAPDQFVWFTSAAFVLSLWVHRANIGRLVAGRENKLGAKR, encoded by the coding sequence GTGGCAGTCTTATTTGTCATGTTGATCGCCTATCTGCTCGGGTCGATTTCCACCTCGACCATTCTGGCGAAGAAGGTTGCGGGGATTGACATTCGCAAGCATGGTTCCGGCAATGCCGGGGCGACCAATACACTGCGCGTTCTCGGGCCGAAACTGGCAGGGATCGTGCTCGTCTTGGATGCAAGTAAAGGCGTGATCGCCGTCCTGTTGGCCAAACTGCTCGCTATGCCCGATCTGGTCGTCGCGGGTTCGGCCATCGCGGTGATTGTCGGCCACAACTGGCCGATCTTTTTCCGCTTTCGAGGTGGAAAAGGGATCGCGACGACGATCGGCGCTGTGTTGGCGCTGGTGACAGTACCAGCGCTGCTGGCCGGTGCGGTCGGACTTTTGGTGTTGTACGCGACGCGCTACGTGTCGCTTGCCGCGCTGAGTTTCACCGCGCTGTTGCCACTTTGCAGTTATCTTTTGCAGGCGCCAGATCAGTTTGTATGGTTTACGTCTGCAGCGTTTGTGCTGTCCTTGTGGGTGCACCGTGCGAACATCGGACGCTTGGTTGCTGGGAGAGAGAATAAGCTCGGAGCAAAAAGGTAA
- a CDS encoding NAD(P)H-dependent glycerol-3-phosphate dehydrogenase: MIQHVAVIGAGSFGTSLANVLAGKGCQVDLYARRQDQADEINQEHTNNRYLPDVSLHEGICASADIAHVVRDKKWVLIVTPSSVFRETLRMMRPHLDPDVRIAHATKGFDLDTGQRMTQVMEEVLTGIDPGRFAVISGPSHAEEVSRHIPTTVVAASRSQRTAEGFQELMMTPYFRVYTNPDVIGTEIGGALKNIIALGAGICDGLGYGDNTKAALMTRGLTEIVRLGVSLGASQMTLSGLAGVGDLIATCTSLHSRNYRAGFALGQGKSLEEVLDQMGMVVEGVRATKAAHKIALEKGVEMPITSAIYNLLFEGTPPRTAVEELMGRRRIHEMEEVAEAVSLTWES; this comes from the coding sequence ATGATTCAACATGTGGCTGTCATCGGGGCAGGAAGTTTTGGCACGTCACTCGCCAACGTGTTAGCAGGCAAAGGGTGCCAAGTCGATCTGTACGCACGCCGTCAGGATCAGGCAGATGAAATCAACCAAGAACATACGAACAACCGCTATCTGCCAGATGTGTCCCTCCATGAAGGGATATGCGCATCGGCAGACATCGCGCACGTGGTGCGGGACAAAAAGTGGGTGCTGATCGTCACACCGTCCTCGGTGTTTCGGGAAACGCTGCGGATGATGCGACCGCACCTCGACCCGGATGTGCGGATCGCGCATGCGACCAAAGGCTTTGATTTGGACACCGGGCAGCGCATGACACAGGTGATGGAAGAGGTGCTGACAGGGATCGACCCAGGCAGGTTTGCAGTCATCTCTGGTCCCTCCCACGCCGAAGAAGTGTCACGTCACATCCCGACCACCGTCGTGGCCGCATCGAGAAGTCAACGCACAGCAGAAGGATTTCAAGAGCTGATGATGACGCCCTATTTTCGCGTCTACACCAACCCTGATGTGATCGGTACTGAGATTGGTGGGGCTCTGAAGAACATCATCGCGCTTGGCGCTGGCATCTGCGACGGCTTGGGCTATGGAGACAATACCAAAGCGGCGCTGATGACGCGCGGTCTGACCGAGATCGTGCGACTTGGCGTGTCGCTTGGCGCGTCACAGATGACCTTATCAGGGCTCGCTGGGGTCGGCGATCTGATCGCCACCTGTACGTCGCTGCACAGCCGCAACTACCGGGCTGGTTTCGCGCTTGGACAGGGCAAAAGCTTGGAGGAAGTGCTCGATCAGATGGGCATGGTCGTCGAAGGGGTTCGTGCGACAAAAGCTGCGCACAAGATCGCCCTTGAAAAAGGCGTTGAAATGCCGATTACTTCGGCGATCTACAACCTGTTGTTCGAAGGCACACCGCCACGGACGGCAGTCGAAGAGCTGATGGGACGCCGTCGCATCCATGAGATGGAAGAAGTGGCGGAAGCAGTATCGCTGACTTGGGAGTCTTGA
- the gcvH gene encoding glycine cleavage system protein GcvH, with translation MSNVPSDLKYSKEHEWVRVDGNRAYIGITDFAQSELGDIVFVELPEDGDITANTTFGTVESVKTVSDLYAPVSGKIVEINAALNDAPEKVNESPYEDAWMLVVELSDVSELDNLMSADEYTALTSK, from the coding sequence GTGAGCAACGTACCGAGCGATTTGAAGTATAGCAAAGAACATGAGTGGGTACGCGTTGACGGCAACCGCGCATACATCGGGATCACCGATTTTGCACAGTCCGAACTGGGTGATATCGTATTTGTCGAACTTCCGGAAGACGGCGACATCACGGCAAACACCACGTTTGGCACCGTTGAGTCGGTCAAAACCGTTTCTGACCTCTATGCTCCGGTTTCCGGCAAGATTGTGGAAATCAACGCCGCGCTGAACGACGCGCCGGAGAAGGTCAACGAATCTCCGTACGAAGACGCTTGGATGCTGGTTGTGGAACTGTCGGATGTTTCGGAGCTGGACAACCTGATGTCTGCTGACGAATACACCGCGCTGACCTCCAAGTAA
- a CDS encoding lipoate--protein ligase family protein translates to METWRVLNTGFSDPAWNMAVDEAILNAHSRGLVPPTIRFFGWDPPTLSIGYFQRSAKEVNLEALQAKGLGFVRRPTGGRAVLHDQELTYSVIVTESHPMMPSSVNESYRVLSMGLLEGFRELGFAAEMVSLADEEEKKKFESMGSAACFDSPSWYELVVEGRKVVGSAQVRQQHTILQHGSILLDLDVELLFSVLTFSSERIRERMMETFKERAVSIKDFSGEVISYDRAVEAFTVGFARGLGIKLEAAGLTPYEQELAEQLVQEKYGTDSWNFKK, encoded by the coding sequence ATGGAAACGTGGCGCGTTTTGAATACGGGATTTTCTGATCCCGCCTGGAACATGGCGGTCGATGAAGCCATTCTAAACGCTCATAGTCGGGGGCTCGTGCCTCCGACTATTCGTTTTTTTGGCTGGGACCCGCCAACACTTTCGATCGGCTATTTTCAGCGGTCGGCGAAAGAAGTAAATTTGGAAGCACTGCAAGCAAAAGGTCTTGGCTTTGTGCGCCGTCCGACAGGCGGACGAGCGGTCCTGCACGATCAGGAGCTGACCTACTCGGTGATCGTCACCGAGTCGCATCCGATGATGCCGAGCAGCGTCAATGAGAGCTACCGCGTCCTATCGATGGGACTGCTCGAAGGCTTTCGCGAACTGGGCTTTGCGGCGGAGATGGTGTCGCTCGCCGATGAAGAGGAGAAAAAGAAGTTCGAGTCGATGGGCTCAGCCGCTTGTTTCGACTCACCGTCCTGGTACGAACTGGTCGTCGAAGGCCGCAAAGTGGTTGGCAGCGCACAAGTGCGCCAACAGCATACGATCTTGCAGCACGGCTCGATCCTTTTAGACCTCGACGTTGAGCTTTTGTTCTCGGTGCTGACCTTTTCCTCCGAACGCATTCGCGAGCGGATGATGGAGACCTTCAAAGAACGTGCTGTGTCGATCAAGGACTTCTCTGGTGAAGTGATTTCCTACGACCGCGCCGTCGAAGCGTTTACGGTCGGATTTGCCCGTGGGCTTGGCATCAAGCTGGAAGCGGCAGGGTTGACCCCTTATGAGCAGGAGTTGGCCGAGCAACTGGTGCAAGAGAAATATGGCACCGATTCGTGGAATTTTAAAAAATGA